A region of the Cupriavidus taiwanensis genome:
GGGCAAGATGCGCGTAGTGCTGTATCACGACGATCGTGCCAGGCTCGAGCGCGATCTGCGCGAGCATGGGCTGCCCGACCAGGTGCCGCTGGACGACAACACGCGCGGCATGCTGGCGGTGCTGGTGGTGGCGGACGGCAATCGCGTCACCGAGGCGGCGCAGCGCTGGCTGCGCGCCGAGCCGCGCGCCGACGCCTTTATCGCCGGCTGCACCGCCGCCACCCGCTGCCATTGCATTCCGGAGGCATGGTGGCCGGCGGCGCTGTGCGATCTGGTCTGCGCGCCAGATCAAGACGCGCTGCTGACCGAACTGGCCGCGCGGCTGTGCCGCCTGGCCGAGATCGAAGCGGTGCTGGACGCACCGTGGTTGCGCGAGCGCGCCGTCGGGGATTCGCCGGCCTGGCGCGCCACCTTGCGCGCGGTGGCGCAGGTGGGCCGCTATGGCCGCGGCACCTGCCTGCTGCTGGGCGAAAGCGGTTGCGGCAAGGAGCTGCTGGCACGGCTGATCCACGATCTCGATCCGGAGCGCCATCGCGCGCCGTTCGTGGTGGTGGATTGCACCACGCTCAGCCCGGAGCTGTCGGGCAGCGAACTGTTCGGCCATGCCAAGGGCGCCTTCACCCACGCCGTCTCGGCACGCGACGGTGCGGTGGCGATGGCCGATGGCGGTACCTTGTTCCTGGACGAAGTGGGGGAACTGCAGTTGCCGCTGCAGGCACGCCTGCTGCGCGTGATCCAGGAGCGCATGTACAAGCGCGTGGGCGAGGACACCTGGCGCAAGTCGGATTTCCGGCTGACGTGCGCGACCAATCGCGACCTCGAGACCGAGGTGCAGGCCGGCCGGTTTCGCAGCGACCTGTACTTCCGCATTACCCAGTGGACCGTGCGCGCGCCCTCGCTGGCCGAGCGTCGCGAGGATATCCCGCTGCTGGTGCGGCATTTCCTTGCAGAAAGCCTGGCCGGAACCGGGCCAGGCCTGCCGCTGGTGATGCCGGAGGTCATGCATTACCTGGTGACGCGCGACTACCAGGGCAATGTGCGCGAACTGCGCAATGTGGTGTCGCGCCTGGCCGAGCGCCAGCGCGGCTTCCAGGTAATCAGCACGGGCGGGCTCGACGGCCCCGTGCCGCAGCTGCGCAACGGGCTCGCGGCAGACATCGTCAACCCCTGGCCGGAAGCGCTGCGGCACGCCATCGAAGGCGCACTCGACGCCGGGCTCGGCCTCAAGCATATCGGCCAGATCGCCGAGTCCATGGCGGTGCAGGTGGCCGAGAGCCGCCACGGCTGCACCAGCCGCGCGGCGGAGCTGCTGCAGGTCACGCCCCGGGCGCTGCAGTTGCGGCGACAGGTGCGGCCCGCGCCGTCGGCATGAAGCGCTGGCCGGTGTGCACGCTGTTTCGGATCGGCGCTGGCGGCGGCAACGCTACCCGCGCCAGCAGGCGCAACGCATTGCCACCGGCCATGCGCGCAAATGCGTCAGGCGTGGGACGCAGGGCGCGCAGCTTGGCCAGCTCCAGGCCGGGGTGCAGCCACGGTCCATCCGAACCGAACAGCAGCTTGCCGGGGCCGGCGCGCCGGAACGCTTCCTCCAGCACGTCGAAGCGCCGCACGCCCGAGGTATCGGCAAACAGGTTGGGATAGCGTGCGATCAGGTCCACCACTTGCCGCTGCGCCGCCCAGTCGTCGGCAAAGCTGCCCAGGTGCGCGAACACGAACGCCACCTCGGGATGGGTCTGGGCCAGCAGGCGCAGCGCGCCGGTCTCGCCGCCGGGGTCGTACAGCACCGGCAGCCGCCAGTGGCGCGCGGCATCGCAGACCTGCCGGTGGATCGGGGCATCGTGCCGATGCACCTTGATGCCGCGCAGGCCCAGCCGCAGCACGGCTTCCTCGATCATGCGATGGACGCGGTGCCGGTCACGTTCGGCATGGATCATGGCAAAGCCGGTAAAGCGCCCGGGATCGGCGCGCGCCAGCGCCGCCACGTCGCGGTTGCCGCGCAGGTAGTCCGACTGGAACACCGGCAGCAGCACCGCATGCGCGATGCCGGCCTGCCGCGCGCGCCGGACATAATCGGCCAGCGGCGCGGTGGTGTCCCACGGGCCCGTCATGCCGTCGCCCTGCCCGGCATGGACATGGAAGTCGACGATCATCGCGGCAGCTCGAAGCGCTGGCCGGGCCCGTACTGCAGGTCATTGCCGGCGCCGAGGATGCCGGCCGGGACCAGGTTGCGAATCGACAGGCCGCTGCCGACGGTGACCGTGCCGCGCAGCTTGTCATTGGCCAGCGCGAAGCCCTTGTTGGCAAGCGTGCGCACGATGGCGTGCTCGACCGCCGCGCGCTCGCCGGCACTGGCCACGTTGGCGGTCCATACCGTCAGCGGCGGCGCGCAAGTGCACGCGGCGCCGGCGCGCGCGCTGCCCTGGCGCGCGTGGTACCAGCCATGCACGCCCAGCCGCGCCGGCAGGCTGGCCGCCGTGCCGACATAGACCGGCGTCGCACCGCGCTGGAACAGGTAGACGCCGCCGCCGCGGGTGGCGCGCGCGGCGGCGTCCAGGCTCGGCCAGCGCCGCCATTGCAGCGTCACGTTGGCGGATTTGGGCGCGGACTCGAATGCCAGTTCCGCAAGCGCTGGCTCGCTCTCGTAGCGGCTCGCCGGCGCGCGCCACCGGTCCAGGCTGAGCCCCACCAGCGACAGCCGGCCCGCCTGCCGCCGGGCCAGCAGGCAGGCGCGGCAGCAGGCGCCGCCGCTGTCCAGCCGGCTCTCATACCGCGCCGTACCGCGGCGCGAGGGCGTGCCGATGCGGCGTGCGCGGGCCACCAGCTGGCGCAGGTCGGTCAGCAGTGCCTGCGGCGGCGTGCCGGCCGGATAGCGGCGCACCTCCGCCAGCAGCCGCAGCAGCCGGCGCATGCGCCACGGCGCCAGTTCCAGTGTTTCACCTTCCGCAGTCTTGAACATGGAATCTCTCCCGATAGGCCGGCGGCGCACGCCCGCGCGGCGCGGCCGGCTGGCCCGCCAGCAAGGCAAGCGCCTGCAGCAGGCCGTCAATCTCTTGCAGTGCATGGCTGGCGCGCACCACCACCGCCACGGCGCAGCGCCCTTCGGCCTGCCGCAGCAATGCCGTGCGGAAGCCCGCGGCGCGCAGCCCCGCGTGCAGCGCGCGTGTGCGCCCGGCAGAGCCCAGCCGCAGCTGCTGCATGGGGTGCAGCGGCACGCTGACCTGCAGGTCCGGCAAGCGGTGCTGCGCCAGCCAGCGCAAACCCCGCCGCAGGCGCCGCACGCGCTCCAGCAACGCCGCGCGCAGCGCGTCGCCGTCGCAACCGTTGCGCGCCAGCGCGTTCAGGCCGGCCAGCAGCGCGGCCTGCGAAGCAGCGCTGCAATGGGCCTGGGTCGGGCCGTCGCGGGCGATCTCGCCCACCAGCGCGGCGGGGCCACACAGCGTGGCCAGCGGCGCGCCGAAGGCCTTGGCCCACGATGCCAGCAGCAGCACCGGCTCGGCGCTCGCCAGGCCCGCGTAGCGCAGCAGCCCGCCACCGCCGCTGCCCCACGGACGTCCCGGCCCGGGTTGCGCGCCGGCCAGGCCCAGCAGCTGCGTGTGGTCGGCCACCACCAGGCCGCCACGCTCGCGCACCAGCGCCAGATAGCGGCGCAGCGCCACCGGC
Encoded here:
- a CDS encoding sigma 54-interacting transcriptional regulator produces the protein MISLSCGGKMRVVLYHDDRARLERDLREHGLPDQVPLDDNTRGMLAVLVVADGNRVTEAAQRWLRAEPRADAFIAGCTAATRCHCIPEAWWPAALCDLVCAPDQDALLTELAARLCRLAEIEAVLDAPWLRERAVGDSPAWRATLRAVAQVGRYGRGTCLLLGESGCGKELLARLIHDLDPERHRAPFVVVDCTTLSPELSGSELFGHAKGAFTHAVSARDGAVAMADGGTLFLDEVGELQLPLQARLLRVIQERMYKRVGEDTWRKSDFRLTCATNRDLETEVQAGRFRSDLYFRITQWTVRAPSLAERREDIPLLVRHFLAESLAGTGPGLPLVMPEVMHYLVTRDYQGNVRELRNVVSRLAERQRGFQVISTGGLDGPVPQLRNGLAADIVNPWPEALRHAIEGALDAGLGLKHIGQIAESMAVQVAESRHGCTSRAAELLQVTPRALQLRRQVRPAPSA
- a CDS encoding amidohydrolase family protein, whose protein sequence is MIVDFHVHAGQGDGMTGPWDTTAPLADYVRRARQAGIAHAVLLPVFQSDYLRGNRDVAALARADPGRFTGFAMIHAERDRHRVHRMIEEAVLRLGLRGIKVHRHDAPIHRQVCDAARHWRLPVLYDPGGETGALRLLAQTHPEVAFVFAHLGSFADDWAAQRQVVDLIARYPNLFADTSGVRRFDVLEEAFRRAGPGKLLFGSDGPWLHPGLELAKLRALRPTPDAFARMAGGNALRLLARVALPPPAPIRNSVHTGQRFMPTARAAPVAATAAPGA
- a CDS encoding aminotransferase class I/II-fold pyridoxal phosphate-dependent enzyme, whose product is MIDFASALYLGMSHPAAQLGSYAALTTGTPAALAVSPLAGTLAAQAAALQGCEAGLAGPSTLHLSLDLFDRLGRTHALVADDTLYPVMRWGLERVRGLGVPVTLFRHADLADLARRLRQGAGTRPPAVVTDGTRREGAPVALRRYLALVRERGGLVVADHTQLLGLAGAQPGPGRPWGSGGGGLLRYAGLASAEPVLLLASWAKAFGAPLATLCGPAALVGEIARDGPTQAHCSAASQAALLAGLNALARNGCDGDALRAALLERVRRLRRGLRWLAQHRLPDLQVSVPLHPMQQLRLGSAGRTRALHAGLRAAGFRTALLRQAEGRCAVAVVVRASHALQEIDGLLQALALLAGQPAAPRGRAPPAYRERFHVQDCGR